One stretch of Desulfovibrio sp. JC022 DNA includes these proteins:
- the rfbB gene encoding dTDP-glucose 4,6-dehydratase, with product MRLLITGGCGFIGTNFIYLMKERHPDWKLFNLDKLTYAGNRKNLFDLEQDDKSGYTFIQGDICDKEFVTSVLHDYKIDAVVNFAAESHVDRSINDPAPFLTTNTLGAQNMMECARSAGIEKFVHVSTDEVYGTLGPNDPAFSEKNPLEPNSPYSASKAGADLMARAYFETYKFPVSITRCSNNYGPYQFPEKLIPLMFIKATAGESLPIYGDGSNVRDWIYVDDHCTGVELTLLKGQPGKAYNFGGAAEKTNLELVKELLEILGKNESLITYVKDRPGHDMRYAMDYSLAEKELGFTPAVTFDEGIRKTIEWYQNNGQWLEDVRSGAYREFMDQWYGERK from the coding sequence ATGCGACTTCTTATTACCGGCGGATGCGGGTTTATCGGAACCAACTTCATCTACCTGATGAAAGAAAGACATCCTGACTGGAAACTATTCAATCTCGATAAACTGACCTACGCCGGAAACCGCAAGAACCTGTTTGATCTGGAGCAGGATGACAAGTCCGGCTACACATTCATCCAAGGCGATATCTGCGACAAGGAATTCGTCACCTCTGTGCTGCACGATTACAAGATCGATGCAGTGGTCAACTTTGCGGCTGAATCTCATGTGGACCGCTCCATCAATGACCCAGCTCCCTTTCTGACCACCAACACCCTCGGCGCGCAAAACATGATGGAATGCGCCCGCAGTGCCGGAATCGAAAAATTCGTCCACGTCTCCACTGACGAAGTCTACGGAACCCTCGGACCGAATGACCCGGCCTTCAGCGAAAAAAATCCCCTTGAGCCCAACAGTCCCTACTCTGCCTCCAAGGCCGGTGCGGATCTCATGGCAAGGGCATACTTCGAGACCTACAAATTTCCCGTATCCATAACCCGCTGTTCCAACAACTACGGTCCCTACCAGTTCCCGGAAAAACTCATCCCGCTCATGTTTATCAAAGCCACTGCGGGCGAAAGCCTTCCCATCTACGGTGACGGCTCCAACGTCAGAGACTGGATCTACGTTGATGATCATTGCACCGGGGTGGAACTCACTCTGCTCAAAGGACAGCCCGGAAAGGCTTACAACTTTGGCGGTGCTGCTGAAAAAACCAATCTTGAGCTGGTTAAAGAGCTTCTGGAAATTCTTGGAAAAAATGAGTCGCTCATAACTTATGTCAAAGACAGGCCCGGACATGATATGCGATACGCCATGGACTATTCACTGGCTGAAAAGGAACTTGGCTTCACCCCGGCAGTGACTTTTGATGAAGGAATCCGCAAGACCATAGAATGGTACCAGAACAACGGACAATGGCTTGAAGATGTTCGCAGCGGAGCTTACCGCGAATTCATGGACCAATGGTACGGAGAGCGAAAATGA
- the rfbD gene encoding dTDP-4-dehydrorhamnose reductase produces MIDLAGKKAVILGGRTGLLGQSLAEKMQAQEIVTIPLSRSDFDPMNEESLIALLEREEPDFVINTVAYTMVDLAEDEENNAHLLNTTLPATLGRLCKQFNIKLIHYSTDFVFDGKKDSPYTEEDRTNPQSVYGETKLAGEERLSELDYEDILIIRTAWLFGPHKTNFVHKILNFAKERENLTVVHDQAGSPTYTPDLAEYTIELLKNEAKGIFNVVNSGKASWCELATEAINCCAINCRVDPVPTSAYPTKATRPPYSVLDTSKFTEVTGTTPRPWVQALRDYVYNDLKDHQED; encoded by the coding sequence ATGATTGATTTAGCAGGTAAAAAGGCAGTAATTCTCGGTGGACGAACCGGACTTCTCGGGCAAAGCCTTGCAGAAAAAATGCAGGCGCAGGAGATTGTAACCATTCCTCTGTCCCGCTCCGACTTTGACCCCATGAACGAGGAATCCCTGATAGCACTGCTGGAAAGGGAAGAGCCGGATTTCGTAATCAACACAGTGGCCTACACCATGGTAGACCTTGCTGAAGATGAAGAAAACAACGCCCACCTGCTAAACACCACACTGCCTGCCACATTGGGCAGGCTCTGCAAACAATTCAATATCAAGCTGATTCACTACAGCACGGACTTCGTCTTTGACGGTAAAAAGGACTCTCCCTACACGGAAGAGGACCGTACAAACCCTCAGTCTGTTTACGGAGAAACCAAGCTGGCCGGAGAAGAACGACTAAGCGAACTTGATTACGAAGATATCCTGATCATCCGCACAGCATGGCTGTTTGGCCCGCACAAAACCAACTTCGTACATAAAATCCTGAACTTTGCCAAAGAAAGGGAAAACCTGACCGTCGTTCATGATCAGGCCGGATCGCCCACCTACACACCTGATCTTGCAGAGTACACAATTGAGCTGCTCAAGAATGAAGCCAAGGGAATTTTCAATGTAGTCAACTCCGGTAAGGCAAGCTGGTGTGAACTGGCCACCGAGGCCATCAACTGCTGCGCCATCAACTGCCGGGTCGACCCGGTCCCAACTTCCGCCTATCCCACCAAGGCCACCAGACCGCCCTACTCAGTGCTGGACACCTCAAAATTTACCGAGGTGACCGGAACAACTCCGCGCCCGTGGGTTCAGGCTCTCAGGGACTATGTTTACAACGACCTGAAAGACCATCAGGAAGATTAA
- a CDS encoding 4Fe-4S binding protein — translation MKKISPELLRDSIQCAMTLFCIWVGYRFYLFYQWMIGKSDIAVSKPGAVEGFLPISSLLSLKQLFSKGIFDEVHPAGLTIFIAVMVMSLIVRKGFCGYLCPVGFIHNLLNRIGRKTGKIITIKGKIELGMLIPKYIALAFFVNMVFFKMSGREVDTFIHSPYNFTAEAKMMLFFTDMSLTAAIVVSVILLLGIFIPYFWCRFLCPYGALLGILSKVSPVAIKRDEDKCISCGKCNTACPGGIEVDLKQTVNSAECVGCTQCINACPVDGCLNVTDRLSRVKLPWYVIAAGSLLILLVYYAAAKFTNHWDSPYPLEMLRKYYMMM, via the coding sequence ATGAAAAAAATATCCCCTGAACTGCTGCGGGATTCCATTCAGTGCGCCATGACCTTGTTCTGCATCTGGGTGGGATACCGCTTTTATCTTTTCTACCAATGGATGATCGGCAAATCCGACATTGCCGTAAGCAAACCCGGAGCCGTGGAAGGATTCCTGCCAATCAGCTCCCTGCTTTCCCTGAAACAGCTTTTCAGTAAAGGAATCTTTGATGAAGTGCATCCAGCAGGGCTGACCATTTTTATCGCAGTCATGGTCATGAGCCTGATCGTGCGCAAAGGGTTCTGCGGCTACCTCTGTCCGGTTGGATTTATTCACAATCTACTAAACAGAATCGGACGTAAAACAGGCAAGATCATTACCATCAAAGGGAAAATCGAACTCGGGATGCTTATTCCCAAATATATTGCCTTGGCCTTTTTTGTGAACATGGTTTTCTTCAAGATGAGCGGACGTGAGGTGGATACCTTTATCCATTCTCCTTACAACTTCACAGCCGAAGCCAAAATGATGCTCTTCTTTACCGATATGAGTCTGACTGCTGCCATTGTGGTCAGTGTGATCCTGCTGCTGGGAATTTTCATCCCCTATTTCTGGTGCCGCTTCCTCTGTCCCTACGGAGCACTGCTGGGCATACTTTCCAAAGTATCCCCGGTTGCCATCAAGCGTGATGAGGACAAATGCATCAGCTGCGGAAAATGCAATACGGCCTGTCCCGGCGGAATTGAGGTGGACTTGAAACAGACCGTCAACTCCGCTGAATGCGTCGGCTGCACCCAATGCATCAACGCTTGCCCGGTGGACGGCTGCCTGAATGTCACCGACCGTTTAAGCCGGGTAAAACTGCCGTGGTATGTAATCGCTGCCGGGTCGCTGCTGATCCTGCTGGTCTACTATGCAGCTGCAAAATTCACCAACCACTGGGATTCACCGTACCCGCTGGAAATGCTGCGTAAATATTATATGATGATGTAA
- a CDS encoding HlyD family secretion protein, which produces MNRKTVFKLLFAALFLLFIYWVSTYFVAYTDDAYLETDIIRMAPRVKGHVLSVEVKDNQMVAKGELLAVIDPTPFQINLKSSNARLNQARSRLEMQNKNLEAAEALFKESQAALTLAATTEQRFRKLIKAKTVSRQAYDEKLEAYRKALDRHKETGAEVAEAKAAVVAQTHDTHHAQAQLDMAEYEMKHTRLYAPVYGFITALNIKPGDYAKIGQPIMAVVSDEDWRVVANYREQLVRHIKPGQHVTVHLDNYPWQLFDGEVQGIARGVSRSPVSKKLLPYVEPKTNWIRLSRRFPVRIHIKRPERIRLLSGSDARTIVVY; this is translated from the coding sequence ATGAACCGCAAAACCGTTTTCAAATTGCTTTTTGCAGCCCTGTTTCTGCTGTTTATATATTGGGTCTCAACATATTTCGTCGCCTACACTGATGATGCCTATCTGGAAACGGACATCATCCGCATGGCTCCGCGAGTGAAAGGGCATGTGCTTTCGGTTGAAGTAAAAGACAACCAGATGGTTGCAAAAGGCGAACTTCTGGCAGTCATCGATCCCACTCCTTTTCAAATCAATCTTAAAAGCTCAAACGCAAGACTGAATCAAGCCCGTTCAAGACTTGAAATGCAGAACAAAAACCTTGAAGCAGCAGAAGCCCTGTTCAAAGAAAGTCAAGCAGCTCTAACACTTGCCGCAACAACTGAACAAAGATTCCGCAAACTTATAAAAGCTAAGACCGTATCAAGGCAGGCTTATGATGAAAAACTGGAGGCTTACCGCAAGGCATTGGACAGACACAAGGAAACCGGGGCGGAAGTAGCCGAGGCAAAGGCCGCTGTCGTCGCTCAGACACACGATACACATCATGCGCAGGCCCAGCTGGATATGGCGGAATATGAAATGAAACACACCAGACTATATGCCCCGGTGTATGGATTTATCACCGCCCTGAACATCAAACCCGGTGACTATGCTAAAATCGGCCAGCCCATCATGGCTGTTGTTTCAGATGAAGACTGGCGGGTAGTCGCCAATTACCGCGAACAGCTGGTACGTCATATCAAACCGGGACAACATGTAACCGTGCATCTGGATAATTACCCGTGGCAGCTTTTTGATGGCGAAGTACAGGGAATCGCCCGCGGGGTTTCGCGCAGTCCGGTCTCAAAGAAACTGCTTCCCTATGTGGAACCGAAGACTAACTGGATCAGGCTCTCCCGCCGCTTTCCGGTACGTATCCACATCAAAAGACCGGAAAGAATCCGCCTGCTAAGCGGTTCCGATGCCCGCACAATAGTCGTGTACTGA
- a CDS encoding FUSC family protein produces the protein MHAAIVFRDFKQGLAKELSRFNANQARCALGAAMAALCAVLIANWLNLEKPYWAGISALVVSRSSYDASLIKGTLRIIGTIAGCLLALILLGTFIDNVFAILCLIFFASVATVMVSSLRGRDSYAWSMAGFMIVLLSIAGLVVPHSIFNFAFYRTFEISLGTIMAIIMSAIFNPSPPETDKTSQPSTTPSANTDNHPDTNKMTAKQESELVKQAISLALAMVSVPLIWKWLDLPGVLQIGVTSLILLQPTPVETWRKGILRLLGCVTGGSIGLFLLGSTAGHYLITWGAAYGLLIFIFSYIDHGDPRCSYMGLQAGIALTLTLVQGLGPGTELGPPITRLCGILAGLILWNIIHALFERNNPDPIDEAKN, from the coding sequence ATGCATGCCGCCATTGTCTTCCGTGATTTCAAGCAGGGTCTTGCCAAAGAATTAAGCCGATTTAATGCAAATCAGGCCCGTTGCGCTCTTGGAGCGGCCATGGCAGCTCTCTGCGCGGTGCTCATCGCCAACTGGCTGAATCTGGAAAAACCGTACTGGGCAGGAATTTCCGCGCTGGTGGTTTCCCGCTCAAGCTATGATGCATCGCTGATCAAGGGTACACTGCGCATTATCGGAACCATAGCCGGATGTCTGCTGGCCCTGATTCTACTGGGGACGTTTATTGACAACGTCTTTGCCATTTTATGTCTTATCTTTTTTGCTTCTGTAGCCACTGTAATGGTCTCGTCCCTACGAGGCAGGGACAGCTATGCATGGTCCATGGCTGGCTTCATGATTGTTCTACTCTCCATTGCCGGGCTGGTCGTACCGCACTCAATATTCAATTTCGCTTTTTACCGCACTTTTGAAATCAGTCTTGGAACAATCATGGCAATCATCATGAGCGCGATTTTCAATCCTTCCCCACCGGAAACAGACAAGACCTCACAACCATCAACTACTCCCTCTGCAAACACCGACAACCATCCCGATACCAACAAAATGACAGCGAAACAGGAATCAGAGTTGGTCAAGCAGGCTATCAGTCTGGCTCTTGCCATGGTTTCAGTTCCCCTGATCTGGAAATGGCTGGACCTGCCGGGAGTCCTGCAAATCGGGGTAACCTCATTGATCTTGCTTCAACCAACCCCGGTAGAAACATGGCGCAAGGGAATTCTGCGACTGCTGGGATGTGTGACAGGAGGAAGCATAGGCCTGTTCCTGCTCGGAAGCACAGCGGGGCACTACCTTATTACTTGGGGTGCTGCCTATGGACTGCTTATCTTTATTTTTTCCTACATTGACCATGGCGACCCGCGCTGCTCCTACATGGGTCTGCAAGCAGGCATAGCCCTTACTTTAACCCTTGTGCAGGGTCTTGGTCCGGGCACAGAGCTGGGGCCTCCAATTACAAGACTATGCGGTATCCTAGCCGGACTGATTCTCTGGAATATAATTCATGCACTCTTTGAAAGGAACAATCCCGACCCCATAGATGAAGCCAAAAATTAA
- a CDS encoding aldehyde ferredoxin oxidoreductase family protein, whose protein sequence is MPRILRINTRTKEFKFEELGDYAGLGGRALTSKLVNSEVPGDCHALSAENKLVWAAGILAGSGAANSGRLSCGAKSPLTGGIKESNSGGQFAQVLPRLDILAIVFEDKPEMDAPFSIVEIYADRVEFKDATPIVGMDNYPAHEKLKETYGDKAVTALAGPAGEQCLAASTIQFSDPHLNPARSAGRGGMGAVMGSKKVKAVVLDPEAKGRIKPVNEEAFKVARKRWLEILMGHPVTSEGLPAFGTAILVNIINEAGALPTKNFRYGRFDDVAEISGEKIAEVIESRGGKTKEGCHTGCVIQCSQRYNDKNGNYLTSGFEYETVWGFGANCLIKDIDDIATMDRICDEKGIDTIEMGCTMAVAMDGGVLEWGDSKAGIELLKKIGSADAMGRIIGNGADFAGQAFGVDRIPTVKGQGLPAYDPRSVKGVGVTYATTPMGGDHTAGYAVATNILKVGGDVDPLSKEGQIELSKNLQIATATIDGLGLCLFVAFAVLDTEDAVQCICDLVAATHGIEFTVEDFIALGVNTLKDELDFNRKAGFTKSDDQLPRFFSEEKLEPHDTVWEYTVEELQAAKV, encoded by the coding sequence ATGCCCAGAATCCTTAGAATCAACACCCGTACCAAAGAGTTCAAATTTGAAGAACTCGGTGATTACGCAGGTCTCGGCGGACGCGCTCTGACTTCAAAACTCGTAAACAGCGAAGTTCCCGGTGATTGTCATGCTCTTTCCGCAGAAAACAAGCTCGTATGGGCTGCCGGTATCCTTGCCGGTTCCGGTGCAGCAAACTCCGGTAGACTTTCCTGTGGTGCTAAGTCTCCCCTGACTGGCGGTATCAAAGAAAGTAACTCCGGCGGCCAGTTCGCACAGGTTCTGCCCCGTCTCGATATTCTGGCTATTGTTTTTGAAGATAAGCCTGAAATGGACGCTCCTTTTTCCATTGTTGAAATTTACGCAGACCGCGTAGAGTTCAAAGATGCTACTCCCATCGTAGGCATGGATAACTATCCTGCACACGAAAAACTCAAAGAAACCTACGGCGACAAGGCTGTTACCGCTCTGGCAGGTCCTGCCGGTGAACAGTGTCTTGCTGCTTCTACCATCCAGTTTTCCGATCCCCACCTGAATCCTGCACGTTCCGCAGGTCGTGGCGGTATGGGTGCTGTTATGGGTTCCAAAAAGGTTAAGGCTGTTGTTCTTGATCCTGAAGCAAAGGGCCGCATCAAGCCTGTTAATGAAGAAGCTTTCAAGGTTGCGCGTAAGCGTTGGCTCGAAATTCTCATGGGTCATCCCGTAACCAGCGAAGGCCTGCCCGCATTCGGTACCGCTATCCTCGTTAACATTATTAATGAAGCCGGTGCACTGCCCACCAAAAACTTCCGTTACGGTCGTTTTGACGATGTAGCAGAAATCTCCGGTGAAAAAATTGCTGAAGTTATTGAATCCCGCGGCGGTAAAACCAAAGAAGGTTGTCACACCGGCTGTGTTATTCAGTGCTCCCAGCGTTACAACGATAAAAACGGTAACTACCTGACCTCCGGTTTTGAGTACGAAACCGTTTGGGGATTCGGCGCAAACTGCCTGATCAAAGACATCGACGATATCGCTACCATGGACCGTATTTGTGACGAAAAAGGTATCGATACCATTGAAATGGGTTGTACCATGGCTGTTGCAATGGACGGCGGTGTACTTGAATGGGGCGATAGTAAAGCCGGAATCGAGCTGCTTAAGAAGATCGGTTCTGCCGATGCCATGGGCCGCATCATCGGTAACGGTGCAGACTTCGCAGGTCAGGCTTTCGGCGTTGACCGCATCCCCACTGTTAAGGGACAGGGGCTGCCCGCATACGATCCCCGCTCCGTAAAGGGTGTCGGCGTTACCTACGCAACTACCCCCATGGGCGGCGACCACACTGCCGGTTACGCAGTAGCTACCAACATCCTCAAGGTCGGTGGTGATGTTGATCCTCTTTCTAAAGAAGGTCAGATCGAACTTTCCAAGAACCTCCAGATTGCTACCGCAACCATTGATGGTCTCGGCCTCTGTCTGTTCGTAGCCTTCGCAGTTCTGGATACCGAAGATGCAGTTCAGTGCATCTGTGACCTCGTTGCCGCAACACACGGTATCGAATTCACCGTTGAAGACTTCATCGCTCTCGGTGTGAACACCCTTAAGGATGAACTTGATTTCAACCGCAAGGCCGGTTTCACCAAGAGTGACGATCAGCTGCCCCGTTTCTTCAGCGAAGAAAAACTTGAGCCCCATGACACTGTATGGGAATACACTGTTGAAGAACTTCAGGCTGCTAAAGTCTAA
- a CDS encoding amino acid permease, whose translation MNTKTLGAISVVAGTSIGAGMLGLPMTLGNLGFTTGACALVFMWVVAAYSALMLLEINLEFGKGVNFNFMTRKILGHTGQLIGTGSVFFLLYCLIVAYLSGIGGLVSNAIGVEPRLGAAFFTAISIVVLVAGTHIVVQANKYLFILMIAAMFVCFGTLGGQMNLNFLSQGNPTPQALFVTFPVLITSFGYHVCIPSIVNYIGEDKKSLMRILLLGGALPSFCYLLWLFLSLGSTTPEQLASITNVDALVDLISGGTVWVQTVVSVFASLALITSFLGVSLSLFDLVAETFKRKDNCMGRIGTSLIVFLPPLGASMLAPDGFIAALAHAGAAFTVIAVLLPCIMIWKMRAAGLNQKFRVFGGRPAIVASFVCGLAIILANYVHA comes from the coding sequence TTGAATACTAAAACGCTAGGCGCAATCAGCGTTGTGGCTGGAACTTCTATTGGTGCAGGTATGCTGGGCCTGCCAATGACTCTAGGAAATCTCGGATTCACCACTGGAGCGTGTGCTCTTGTTTTTATGTGGGTCGTGGCTGCTTACTCTGCTTTGATGCTATTGGAAATTAATTTGGAATTCGGGAAAGGCGTTAATTTTAATTTCATGACCCGCAAAATCCTTGGACATACCGGACAGCTGATAGGAACCGGAAGTGTTTTCTTTTTGTTGTACTGTCTGATTGTGGCATACCTTAGTGGAATTGGAGGTCTTGTTTCCAATGCAATCGGAGTTGAGCCCCGGCTGGGGGCCGCTTTTTTTACTGCCATCAGCATTGTGGTTCTTGTTGCCGGGACTCATATTGTTGTGCAGGCGAATAAATATCTTTTCATTTTGATGATTGCAGCGATGTTTGTCTGTTTCGGAACTCTTGGTGGGCAGATGAATTTAAATTTTCTCTCGCAGGGCAATCCTACTCCTCAAGCCCTTTTTGTAACCTTTCCTGTTTTGATTACTTCTTTCGGCTATCATGTCTGTATTCCAAGTATTGTGAATTATATTGGGGAAGACAAAAAGAGTCTCATGCGAATTTTACTTCTCGGCGGGGCCTTGCCGAGTTTTTGCTATCTTCTGTGGCTGTTTCTCTCCCTTGGAAGCACAACCCCGGAGCAGCTTGCTTCAATCACAAACGTTGATGCTTTGGTCGATTTGATCAGCGGTGGAACCGTGTGGGTCCAGACTGTCGTCTCTGTCTTTGCGTCACTGGCCTTGATTACTTCGTTCTTGGGTGTTTCGTTGAGTTTGTTCGATCTTGTTGCTGAAACTTTTAAGCGCAAAGATAACTGCATGGGACGCATCGGGACCAGTCTTATTGTATTTCTTCCACCGCTTGGCGCATCAATGCTGGCACCGGACGGTTTTATCGCAGCCCTTGCTCATGCCGGTGCAGCCTTTACTGTAATTGCGGTTTTGTTGCCATGTATCATGATTTGGAAAATGCGCGCAGCCGGGTTGAATCAGAAGTTCAGAGTCTTTGGAGGGCGTCCGGCAATTGTAGCCAGCTTTGTTTGTGGGCTGGCAATTATTCTCGCAAATTACGTTCATGCATAA
- a CDS encoding sulfotransferase family 2 domain-containing protein produces the protein MHSPFFFLHIPKTAGTTLNHIFAAKFPEETICSVYTKEEFSLFKKITTEELERIKLVQGHVFVHDFDEFFSGFMGKNAFTFLREPISRVVSEYNFLRTWPGNHLYKYLNEENVTLAEYVSSERPELIYRGKNLMTRSLCGAVDDGRTMLERAMENLQRLHLVGITERFDESLLMLKKMMNLENILYEKRNVRKKKDEIAEEELAVVREYNEQDIELYNFACRIFEQRVKDLGPDFKKEFNMFQMMNERYQRISALLMKQNEENGEDFIYGK, from the coding sequence TTGCATAGCCCATTCTTTTTTTTGCATATTCCAAAAACTGCAGGGACAACATTAAATCATATTTTTGCAGCTAAATTCCCTGAAGAAACAATTTGCTCTGTATACACCAAAGAAGAGTTCAGTTTATTCAAAAAGATTACCACTGAAGAATTGGAAAGGATCAAGCTTGTTCAAGGGCATGTCTTTGTGCACGATTTTGATGAATTCTTTTCCGGTTTTATGGGTAAAAATGCCTTTACCTTTTTAAGAGAGCCGATTTCGAGAGTTGTTTCTGAATATAATTTTTTACGTACATGGCCGGGGAATCACCTTTATAAATATTTGAATGAAGAGAACGTCACTCTGGCAGAGTATGTGAGCAGTGAGCGTCCTGAGCTCATATATCGCGGGAAAAATCTGATGACGCGATCTCTTTGCGGTGCTGTAGATGATGGTAGGACCATGCTTGAACGGGCAATGGAAAATTTACAGAGATTGCATCTCGTCGGTATTACAGAGCGATTTGATGAAAGTCTGCTGATGCTGAAGAAGATGATGAATCTTGAAAATATCTTGTATGAGAAGCGTAATGTCAGAAAGAAAAAAGATGAAATAGCAGAGGAAGAGTTAGCTGTTGTGCGCGAGTACAATGAGCAGGATATTGAGCTCTATAATTTTGCATGCCGGATTTTTGAACAACGTGTTAAGGATTTAGGTCCTGATTTTAAGAAAGAATTTAATATGTTTCAAATGATGAATGAACGCTATCAGCGAATATCAGCACTGCTCATGAAGCAAAATGAAGAAAACGGGGAAGATTTTATTTACGGCAAGTAA